In Algiphilus sp., one genomic interval encodes:
- a CDS encoding porin, which translates to MITQRIAALVAGIGAMCGTASVQAVELSAGDWTFSANGNVNVHYIYAACEDAPADILTIGGACTQDADGNDASSTVSNGLLPAALVLGGGTTQKGYDLSVTFGLYPGISSNDGGSPNLQQDAGALGTNVALATTGLDVRQVFMSVARDGMGSFKLGRDFGLFGFDAIINDMTIPGVGVAGAMATGAPANTSLGSIGFGYIYTDTLAQMNYTTPSFGGANLTVGIYDPLNPVLAGGASNKSAPGIHGKLAWAGDLGGLGFYLSSAFITQQQRAVGGPGNNFTSTGFDVYARAELGGLKASAYYYSGQGMGTTGLFVLSDDGAGNERDSDGYLLQLTYPLGNTTLGANYGVSSLDKANHSDAPNLLDENSKLTFGAYHALTPNLTLLFEVSDVETKAHNGASNSGNSANAGAFLSF; encoded by the coding sequence CCGCATTGGTCGCTGGTATTGGCGCCATGTGCGGTACCGCTTCCGTCCAGGCCGTCGAGCTTAGTGCCGGAGATTGGACTTTCTCGGCCAACGGCAACGTCAACGTCCACTACATCTATGCCGCTTGCGAGGATGCACCGGCCGATATCCTGACCATCGGTGGAGCCTGTACCCAGGATGCCGACGGCAACGATGCCAGCTCGACCGTGAGCAACGGTCTGTTACCAGCCGCCCTTGTTCTGGGGGGCGGCACGACGCAGAAGGGCTACGACCTGAGCGTCACCTTCGGGCTGTATCCCGGTATCAGCAGCAATGATGGGGGCAGCCCGAATCTGCAGCAGGACGCGGGTGCGCTTGGCACCAATGTCGCGCTCGCGACCACGGGTCTCGATGTGCGCCAGGTCTTCATGTCGGTCGCGCGCGACGGCATGGGCAGCTTCAAGCTGGGGCGCGACTTCGGTCTGTTCGGTTTCGACGCGATCATCAACGACATGACGATCCCGGGCGTTGGTGTGGCTGGCGCGATGGCGACCGGCGCGCCGGCCAATACCTCGCTGGGCAGCATCGGTTTCGGTTACATCTACACCGACACGCTGGCGCAGATGAACTACACCACGCCCTCCTTCGGTGGCGCCAATCTCACAGTGGGCATCTACGATCCGCTCAATCCGGTGCTTGCCGGCGGAGCGAGCAACAAGAGCGCACCGGGTATCCACGGCAAGCTCGCGTGGGCTGGTGATCTCGGTGGGCTGGGCTTCTACTTGTCGAGCGCCTTCATCACGCAGCAACAGCGCGCCGTTGGTGGCCCCGGCAATAACTTCACCAGCACCGGCTTCGACGTCTACGCGCGGGCTGAGCTGGGTGGTCTCAAGGCTTCCGCGTACTACTACAGCGGCCAGGGCATGGGGACCACCGGCCTCTTCGTGCTATCGGATGACGGTGCCGGAAACGAGCGTGATTCCGACGGCTATCTGTTGCAGCTGACCTATCCGCTCGGGAATACCACGCTGGGAGCGAACTACGGTGTCAGCAGCCTCGACAAGGCCAATCACAGCGATGCCCCGAACCTGCTCGACGAGAACAGCAAGCTGACCTTCGGTGCCTATCACGCGCTGACACCCAATCTTACCTTGCTGTTCGAGGTCAGCGATG